Genomic window (Longimicrobiaceae bacterium):
GCGCGACCTGGCCCGCGGCGACCTGTCCCGCCGGGTGCACGTCCGCCACCGCGACGAGCTGGGCGAGCTGGCGCAGGTCCTGGACACGCTCGCCGCGGAGCTGCAGCGGCGCATGGGGCAGCTCGAGGGCGAGCGCGCCGAGATGCACGCGCTGATCGAGTCCATGGCCGAGGGCGTGCTGGCGCTGGGGCCGGACGGCCGGGTGCGCCGCGCCAACCTGGCCGCGCGCCACATCTTCGGGCTGCGCGAGGAGTTCCACGGGCTGGTGCCGCACGAGGTGGCGCGGCGCCCCGCCTTCCTCAAGCTGGTGGAGCGGGCGCGCGCCGGGGAGGCGGTCTCCGCCACCGAGCTCGCCCACGACGGCCGGCACCTCCTCGCCACGGCCCAGCCGCTCGCCGACGGCGGCGCGGTGCTGGTGTTCCTGGAGGTCTCGGAGCTGCGCCGGCTGGAGGACGTGCGGCGCGATTTCGTCGCCAACGCCTCGCACGAGCTGAAGACCCCGCTCACCGCCATCCGCGGCTACAGCGAGACGCTCCTGGACGAGAACCTCCCCCCGGAGCTGCGGCGCCGGTTCGCGGAGGTGGTGCGGGCCAACGCCGACCGCCTGCAGCGGCTGGTGGACGACCTGCTCGACCTGTCGCGCATCGAGTCGGGCGGGTGGCTCGCCCAGCCGGAGGACGTCGCGGTGGCCGAGGCGGTGGAGGAGGCCTGGGCCGTCCTGGAGGAGAAGGCCCACGCCAAGGGGGTGGCCCTGGGGATCGAGGTCGCACCCGGGTGCGACCACGTCCACGCCGACCCCTCCGCACTCCACCAGGTCCTCACCAACCTCTTCCACAACTCCCTACGCCACACCCCCCCCGGCGGCAGGGTCACGGTCTCCGCCCGACCCGCGCCGGAGCGTCCGGGCCCTCCCGGGCGGCGATGGGTCCAGCTGGAGGTGGCCGACACCGGGAGCGGGATCCCGGCGGTGCACCTGCCGCGCATCTTCGAGCGCTTCTACCGGGTGGACGACGCCCGCTCCCGCGCCGAAGGGGGGACGGGGCTGGGGCTCGCCATCGTCCGGCACCTGGTGGAGAGCCACGGCGGGACGGTGGAAGCCGAGAGCGAGCTGGGGCGGGGGACCACGATCCGCTTCACCCTGCCGGCCTGTAACGAGTAGGTCACGCGTCCGGCCACCTCGTTGATGCCGGGGCGAGCCTCCTGTAAAGTTCCGCCGCCCGGAGCACCTCCCGGGCGGCGGTTCGTTCTCTCACCTGTACCCCGTCGCAGCATGGCTTCGTGCACGTCCCGCGTCCGCGCGCCGTCCCTGGCCGCCGTCCTCCTCCTTGCGGCCGGCGCCGCCGCGGCGCAGCAGGCGCCCTCCACCGTCTTCAGGGCCAGCGCGCTGGAGGTCTCCATCGGGGGGCGGGTCCAGACGCAGCTCAACACGACCACCGTCGACTCCGTGCCCACCGCCGAGCTCGCGCTGCGCCGCGTGCGCCTGGAGGCGAACGTCCGGGTCAACGAGGTGGTGAGCGCCAAGATCCAGCCGGAGTTCGCCGGGAGCCGGGTGAGCCTGCGCGACGCGTACGTCCTCTTCGG
Coding sequences:
- a CDS encoding ATP-binding protein, encoding MSRPARLGVNLKLFLSYLALIAATVAALTAGVGFTLRPRLTEIVANDLRRELSLALELHRQGVGVPPDRLADRLGALSGRRVTLIARDGTVVGDSEVAESAIPLLENHADRPEVRAALRGRLGRSVRRSSSVGVEQLYLAAPGARGEVVRLAVALADVNATVQRVQRGVLAAGALAMVVAGILSYALSVAVTRPLRQVAAVARDLARGDLSRRVHVRHRDELGELAQVLDTLAAELQRRMGQLEGERAEMHALIESMAEGVLALGPDGRVRRANLAARHIFGLREEFHGLVPHEVARRPAFLKLVERARAGEAVSATELAHDGRHLLATAQPLADGGAVLVFLEVSELRRLEDVRRDFVANASHELKTPLTAIRGYSETLLDENLPPELRRRFAEVVRANADRLQRLVDDLLDLSRIESGGWLAQPEDVAVAEAVEEAWAVLEEKAHAKGVALGIEVAPGCDHVHADPSALHQVLTNLFHNSLRHTPPGGRVTVSARPAPERPGPPGRRWVQLEVADTGSGIPAVHLPRIFERFYRVDDARSRAEGGTGLGLAIVRHLVESHGGTVEAESELGRGTTIRFTLPACNE